DNA sequence from the Malus sylvestris chromosome 10, drMalSylv7.2, whole genome shotgun sequence genome:
ATTGTTTCTTATGCTGCTTTCTTGTACCGATTCAGACGAAGCAGGCTATTGAGCAAGTAAATTTGAGGGAAAATGATTTTAAGGTCAGTTGTTTTGCTAATACAAATAGGTTGATGTCTTTGTGGTATACATGCATGCACGGGTGCTTTCAGTCAGATGCAGATAGtaatatataagcacataggATGTTAAAGTTCCATGCTAAGATATGCTCTGGGAAGTTGGGCTCACATGATTACTTTATTTTCTACTAGTGTGTGTCCTTGGTTTTACTGTCCAGAATATGGAGTTTTGATGGATTTTGAATTGAGTGAACTAATTTTCATTTCTCTTCTCATTACGGGTGATTCCAGCCAGAGCTAAGGGAAATGGACATAAAGAGGCTGGAAGAAGAATTCAACGCTCTTCTATCAGATAAAGCTGGAGAAACTGAGTACTTGAAGACTCTGCAGGACCAAATTGTGAAACTGAAGGTAAACTGTTTATCAGGTTTTTCCTTGGTGTTTAAAGATGTACATGGTTGCTACTTAGTACTATAGTccagtggtattcctcttcacttgcaaatgagagatcttaggttcgattctcgctaaaaacgaatttgaaccacattattactagtctattgtgaggctagcgcaccccctccccttagtgtagaaaatatcgtttgttaaaaaaaaaaaaaaaaaaggtgtacAGGTTTTTCCTTGTGCCTTGTTCCCATGGAAATTTGATGGTTTTGAAATGTAGGATAATTGAAGTACATGGTCAGTGCACATATTTTCtggaaagaaaatgattttctttaaaaaagtaaaaataaaatttgtgtcCCCTTGCCTTGATTGAAACTATGCTTATTACAGGGAATATCTCATGTGGTAAAATGTGCTTGCGGAGTGGAATACAAAGTGGAATTGGACATTTGTGCATAAAAAAACTTGAAACACACGAATGGATTGGGCAAGATGGAAGTCTGGGAAACGAAATCATCAGTTGGCTAATGGCCACAGCCTAGAATACTTGGCTTGCTTTTCTGGTAACTGTTCAAACAAGAATCGAAACCAAATCTAGTACCTTTCTTGCAACAGGTTTGGTACAGTGCAAGTTGAAATTAATTTGTCATTTTGTGCATAAACGTTGGTTGAAGTTGTACAAATTTCGGTCACAAGTGAGAAGTAAATCACCTAGATAAACAGTCTATCTGCTATTTACTCGCCACATGCACATGTGTCTTGAATGTCTAGTAGACATCAGTAATGAAATTAAAAGATATAGAGGGTAGCCTGGTAGGGTGGAAACGGAAACTTGAGTTattttatatgtatatgcttgcTTGCACAAAGCGAAATTACTTGCAAGTGGTTGAGATGTATATTCCCTTTATGTGTGGCACTCAGACTTTTGCTTGAGTTGTCGAAATATACTCCCCATATAGACAAGTGAAGGAGAAATAATGGAAAAAACTAAAATCCCTTGATCCCACGTGCTTCAAGTGCCGCTGAGATGTCATGGGCTTGATAGCTCTCCACAAGGGCAATGTTAGGGCTATCTTGTGGGACTACATCTTCTCTTTTGAAACTATCTTCACCGTGGATAAGCTTCTCACTGCCATACTCAACAGAACCTCTTAGAACAAGGGTCTTGTGGAGGCCGGCCAGCAGGTCTTCAATGTCTGTATCTCCTTTTTCCCCAACAAGTACAACCACTTTTGACAGATCAATGGCCCACCTGACGGAAAGATATCTACATAGGAGAACAGAAGAGTAACTTAGTAATACCTCAATATTCTGATGGCTTTCATGAGTGTAGTGTTGCATAATAATAATGTAGTAAGTGAATGAGACCCAACCTTAGTGCTTGTACTCTTGATGCAACCAGGGGTACAACATTTAACCTTGATGCCACACGAGTGTAGACAAGGTTGCATCGGAAGCCTCTCATCCGCAGCCGTTGGCGCAGGTTGTCGACCCGCCGAGTCTACAATTGATACAGCAGatcatagaaaaaaaaattatgaaactaCAAATATGTCTTAAGGAACCACTTTCCATTGAGGTTAGTAGTTTTTCTACACTATAGCAAGTTTCTCACCTTGGCTCCTGGCTTCACACTATAAGAGTAGCACCTAGAGCTACTTGATCCAGCATACTCCACGATATCATCGTCAGCCCCAACTTCTAGCCTGGCAAGCCTTGGAACCATGGACCTCACATTCTCGCCAGGCCATCTGTACTCAATATGGGTTTCATAATCTGCGTCAGCTGCCAAATCCCTCCACGGGTAGTACATTTCACTCCCACTTTTGCAGACCAACGCGTCAAAATCTTCAATGTTTACTTGGCAGCCTTTAAACGCTTTGACGATATCTTGTAAGCTGGAACCAGTTAACAACACAATGCCTACTCGACCCTGGCCATAGCCTAAGCTTGCTACTTTCTTTACATTCACTACAACTTTTTGAAATACTTCGGTGCCGTCTCCGTTCCGGTCATAACAATCCATGGCTATTACAAATAGCCTCTGCCTTCTGCCAGGACCATAAGTAGCACCGACATTGCTACTGGACGAAGACATTCTAGTTATGGCTTCAATCAGTTCCCTCTGTCTAGTTGCTGTATCGAGCTCTCCATTATGCTTGAAGTCTCCTTCTACAGAGAACCTCAAAGAAAGGTCTTCCACATCTTTTAGAGAGTCACTCAATGGTTCTTCAGGAATTGGCGTGATCTGAAGGCGGGTAGTGGGGTGACGGTTTCGGGAATGTTCAACATGGGAGAGGTAGTTCCGGCAGTGTTCCGGCCACGAAAAGCGGTGGATGTTCTTTAGGCCGTTCTTTCTGCATTCAAGCCACAGGTTTTTGTCTCCTACAAGCTTTAGCAGTGCCTCTTCTATGGCTTTCTGGTCATGTGGGTCAACTAGGAGGCCGTTGTTTAGTGCCTGGTAATACAGAGTCAGCTATCTGTTAGTTCATTAGGCACAAATCAGTACTACTTATTCCACCTCTCTGATAGTTGTGAAAACCACTAATACAAGTGTGCTCCACCTCTATTTGTGGAAACAATGTGGTATAAATAACATACTTACCTTCAGAATATCCACAGGTCCTCCATTTTTGGTGGCGACCACTGGTAAACCGTAAGCAGCTGCCTGGAAACGAAACCACAAGAACATTATATACATTTTTTGCAGTGAGGAATTTAGAACAAATAATTAGCGTCTCATAAGATTCTCTGCACCAGAGGCTAGAGCCTAGAAGTGAAGCAGAAGACGGTGAAAGGCTCACCTCTATAATTGTGAGCCCGAAAGGTTCCACGAGAGCTGGGTTGATGAAAACTCCCTTCAATAAATCCCCGTAAAATGTTACTCTTAGAAATTTAAGCGTTGAAAATGACCTTGTGAAGCCAACCAGGGCTCATTTTTAAAGACATAATTGAAGCCTGTATCATACAGTATGTATGTACCTTTGTTTTTGCAGCTAGACGATATATGTCAGGTACATCTGATTGCTTGTGATGCTTAGGATAGGCCACTTGCCCATACAGATCATACTTGTCAATGAGCTTGAGCACGGTTGTAAGAACAACCGAGCTACTATTTGACATTTCTTCAATGTCATCTCTGTTGCCAAGTATTAGTGTCTTCATAAGCAACAGGTGTAACCCAGTATTAGTGTCCGGTATAAGAATATATGATCCA
Encoded proteins:
- the LOC126586625 gene encoding sucrose-phosphate synthase 4 — translated: MAGNDWLNGYLEAILDAGNNTRKRNDGRQKIAKFEEQVKAEKLFSPTKYFVEEVVNSFDESELHRTWVKVIATRNTRESSNRLENMCWRIWHLARKKKQIAWDDAQRLVKRRLEREQGRNDAEDDLSELSEGEKEKGDMSSAEPSVKDILRTKSDMPVWSDDVNKSRHLYIVLISVHGLVRGENMELGRDSDTGGQVKYVVELARALANTKGVYRVDLLTRQITSPEVDSSYGEPNEMLICPPDGSGSCGAYIVRLPCGPRDKYIPKESLWPHIPEFVDGALGHIVNMARALGEEVNGGKPTWPYVIHGHYADAGDVAAHLSGALNVPMVLTGHSLGRNKFEQLLKQGRLTKEDINATYKIMRRIEGEELGLDSAEMVVTSTRQEIEEQWGLYDGFDLKLERKLRVRRRRGVSCLGRYMPRMVVIPPGMDFSYVTAHDSEGDGDLKSLIGSDRGQSKRHLPPIWSEVMRFFTNPHKPTILALSRPDPKKNVTTLLKAFGECRALRELANLTLILGNRDDIEEMSNSSSVVLTTVLKLIDKYDLYGQVAYPKHHKQSDVPDIYRLAAKTKGVFINPALVEPFGLTIIEAAAYGLPVVATKNGGPVDILKALNNGLLVDPHDQKAIEEALLKLVGDKNLWLECRKNGLKNIHRFSWPEHCRNYLSHVEHSRNRHPTTRLQITPIPEEPLSDSLKDVEDLSLRFSVEGDFKHNGELDTATRQRELIEAITRMSSSSSNVGATYGPGRRQRLFVIAMDCYDRNGDGTEVFQKVVVNVKKVASLGYGQGRVGIVLLTGSSLQDIVKAFKGCQVNIEDFDALVCKSGSEMYYPWRDLAADADYETHIEYRWPGENVRSMVPRLARLEVGADDDIVEYAGSSSSRCYSYSVKPGAKTRRVDNLRQRLRMRGFRCNLVYTRVASRLNVVPLVASRVQALRYLSVRWAIDLSKVVVLVGEKGDTDIEDLLAGLHKTLVLRGSVEYGSEKLIHGEDSFKREDVVPQDSPNIALVESYQAHDISAALEARGIKGF